The [Clostridium] scindens ATCC 35704 nucleotide sequence ATCTGTTGGAACAAACGCTTGCAAGATTGCTGTAGGTATGGGCGCTAACGTAACGATCATGGATATCAATCTTCAGAGACTGGCATATCTTGATGACATCTTTGGGGCTCGTATCCAGACATTGGTATCCAACGATGCAAATATCGAGAGAGCAGTTAAAGAAGCTGACCTTGTTATCGGCTGCGTGCTGATTCCAGGAAAAGCTGCTCCGAAGATCTTCAAGAAGAAATATCTCAAAGAGATGAAGCCAGGCGCTGTATTTGTAGACGTTGCTGTTGACCAGGGCGGATGCGGCGAGACAACAAAGGTTACCTATCATGATGATCCGATCTTCATCGAAGAAGGCGTTGTTCACTATTGTGTAGGAAATATGCCGGGAGCAGTTCCGAGAACTTCTACGATCGCTCTGACAAACGCTACATTAAGCTATGGCCTTCAGATCGCAGGCAAAGGCTTAGAGCAGGCTTGCAAGGACAATGACGTTCTATACTCTGCAATCAACACATATGATGGAAAACTTACCTGCAAGAACGTAGCAGATAGTTTCGATTGCTATGAGTATGCAGATGTTAAAGGTCTGTTTTAATTAATTCGACAATTTCCAAACTTAATTCCTTCAAAGTTGCGAAAGGGGCTTACAATTTAGGTTGTAAGCTCCTTTTAGTTGTGTTATATTATGTGTATAACACAACGAATGATGGAAAAGGTGATATTATGCTGATAGAGATTGATTTTAACAGTGATGAGGCGTTATATGTCCAATTGCAGAACCAGATTATTATGGGAATTGCCATGGATATTATCCGGGAGGGCGACGCGCTTCCATCCGTAAGGCAGATGGCTGACACTGTTGGCATCAATATGCATACGGTAAATAAGGCATATACGATTTTGAAACAGGAAGGATTTATCCAGCTGGACAGAAGGAAGGGAGCGGTCATTGCCATTGATGTGGATAAGGCCAGGGCGCTTCTGGAGATGAAGGAACAGCTTCGGATACTGCTTGCAAAAGGAAGCTGCAAGGATATTTCCAGAGAAGAGGTACATGCTTTGGTAGATGAGATATTTGACGAGTATAGAAAGGGAAAGACACAATGAATTATACGGAACAGGCAAATGATGTTTTGAGAATTGCGAAGAATATTGCAAAAGAATTAGATCATCCTTATGTAGGAACAGAACACCTGCTTCTAGGCTTGAGAAAAGTCTATACCGGAATCGCGGGCCAGGTGCTGGCCATAAGCGGAGTTGATGAAGAAAAGATATTAAAAGTAGTGGATGAACTGGTATCCCCGGTGGGAAGCGTTGCGCTTGCCCATAACCCGGAGATCAGCCCGAGGCTTGCATATATTCTGGAAGAGAGCAAGGCAGAAGCCTTGCGGTTCCAGTCTAATCAGATTGGGACGGAGCATATGCTTCTTTCGCTGCTGCATGAGACGGACTGCGTGGCCACGAGAATTCTGCTGACTTTGAATATCAGCCTTCAGAAGTTATATCAGGATATCCTATCTGTCCTTGGCGTGGATCCGAAGGAGTATCAGGAGGAACTGCTGCAGGAGTCCGGCAAGAAGAAGGAAGGGGTTGCACAGCAGTATGGCACGGATCTGACCGCTCAGGCAAAAGAAGGAAAACTGGATCCTGTCATTGGACGGGAAGAAGAGATTGGCAGACTGATGCAGGTATTAAGCCGGAGGACGAAGAACAATCCCTGCCTGGTAGGCGAGCCGGGGGTTGGTAAGACAGCAGTGATTGAAGGGCTTGCAGCTAAGATCGCATCCGGAATTGTTCCGGAAGGCATGAAGGATAAGAGAATCCTGACTATGGATCTGGCCGGTATGATTGCCGGTTCTAAGTATCGCGGAGAATTCGAGGAAAGGATGAAGAAGTTGATCCATGAAGTAAAGGCCGCGGGAAATATCATTCTGTTTCTTGACGAGGTTCATACGATTATAGGCGCTGGAGGCGCAGAAGGTGCTATCGATGCATCGAATATATTAAAGCCATCTCTCGCAAGAGGCGAGATTCAGTTGATTGGAGCCACCACGATTGTAGAGTATCGCAAGTATATCGAGAAGGATGCCGCATTGGAGCGACGTTTTCAGCCGATTACGGTGGAAGAGCCTACCCAGGAGCATTGCCTGAACATACTCAAAGGCCTGCGGGCAAGATATGAGGCTCACCATCATGTACAGATAGAAGAGGAAGCGCTTGAGGCGGCGGTAAAGCTTTCCAGCCGCTATATTAATGACAGGTTCCTGCCGGATAAGGCGATTGACGTACTGGATGAGGCGTGCTCTAAAGTAAGCTTAAGAGGCTTTAGGGTGCCGGATGGCATCTTCGCCCTGGAAGAATCGGTGACCGAACTGTCGAAAGAGATTGAGGAGGAGATCTGCCAGGGAAATATGACGGAGGCATCCTTGTTAAGAAAAGAACGGGATGAGGCGGCAAAAAAACTAGAGCAGATTAAGAAGCGTTTCCATAAAAGGAATGAAGACAGGACAGTGGCGGTTACGGAAGAAGATATTGCCGGCGTAGTATCCCAGTGGACGAAGATTCCGGTGCAGAAGTTGGCAGAATCAGAAAGCGCCAGACTCAATAAACTGGAACAGACGCTTCATAAGAGAGTTGTCGGACAGGAAGAAGCAGTATCCGCGGTGGCCAAAGCAATCAAAAGAGGAAGGGTCGGGCTCAAGGATCCCAAGCGTCCCATTGGATCGTTTTTGTTCCTTGGTCCTACTGGCGTTGGAAAGACAGAACTATCCAAGGCGCTGGCAGAGGCTTTGTTTGGAAATGAAGATGCCATGATCCGGGTTGACATGTCAGAGTATATGGAGAAGCACAGCGTGGCCAAGATGATAGGCTCTCCTCCGGGATATGTGGGCCATGATGATGGAGGCCAGTTAAGTGAGCAGGTGAGACGGCATCCTTATTCTGTCATCCTGTTTGACGAGATTGAAAAGGCGCATCCGGATGTATTCAACATCCTGCTGCAAGTGCTGGATGATGGCCATATAACCGATTCCCAGGGAAGGAAAGTGGACTTTCGCAATACGGTGATTATTATGACGTCCAATGCAGGCGCCCAGGCAATTATTGATCCGAAAAAACTGGGATTCAATGCTAAGGAAGATGCTGCAGGGGATTACAAGCGGATGAAGAGCAACGTTATGAATGAGATCAAGTTGATCTTCCGGCCGGAATTCCTCAACAGGATTGATGAGATCCTGGTATTCCATCCGCTTGATAAGGAGCAGATGAGGAAGATTGTCAGCATGATGTGCAGAGAACTTGCCAGACGCGCCAAAGACCAGCTGGGTATTAAGCTGGATATCAGGGATTCTGTAAAGAGTCATATTGTTGAAACGGGCACAGATAAGAAGTATGGCGCCCGTCCGCTCAGAAGGGCCGTCCAGAACCAGCTGGAGGATAAACTTGCAGAAGCACTCTTAAGCGGAGAGATTACAAGGGATTCTGAAGTGGCGGTCGGAATGTCTAAAAAAGAAATAAAATTTATTCCAAGGACTACAAATTAAAATTGATTTGATATATAATAGGGATACAAAAGAAGAACCTTAGGAGGAAAAAATAATGGCAGCAGTGAAAGACCTATTGAAAGCGGAAGTTGATGGCACGCTTAGTTTTGGGGACTACACACTAGAGAATAAGACAAAACTGGATGGTTTTGAATTTCAGGGAGATTTATATAAAGTAAAGACTTTTGCTGAGATTACAAAGTTGGAAAAGAACGGCATGTTTGTATATGAGTCTGTGCCGGGAACGGCGGTTGAAAACTTTAAGGCGACGGAAGACATAGTAACATTCAAGGTATCTGGCATGAAAGATGCTCAGTTTACTCTGGAATTGGAAGCAGACAGCGAATATGTCGTATACATGGATGATGTGAATGTAGGCGATATGAAGACCAATTTAAGCGGCAAGTTAAGCGTAAGTACGGAACTGGAGCCAAATCAATCCGTAGAGGTAAAGGTTGTAAAGAAGTAGCAGAATATGAGAATAAAGTCAGAAGGGCTGCAGATAGCAGCCCTTCTTTCAGCATAGGCGATAGCGATCGTAAGGAGATGAATGATGGCAAAGGCAAAAAAAAGCGTATTCTTCTGCCAGAATTGCGGGCATGAAGAAAGCAAGTGGCTGGGACAGTGCCCAGCGTGCAAAGAATGGAATACTTTTGTTGAAGAGAAGGTGACATCTGTAAAGGCTGGAACCGTGCGGGATAAGAAGGAAGCTCAGATCGTAGCTTTGTCGAGCGTGGAGACGGATGAAGATGAACGCATGATGACGGAAATGGCAGAGCTTGACCGGGTGCTTGGAGGAGGAATCGTACCGGGCTCTCTGGTGCTGGTCGGAGGCGATCCTGGAATCGGAAAGTCTACGCTTCTTCTGCAGGTCTGCCAGAGGCTGGCTGCTATGAATAAGAAGATATTATATATATCGGGAGAGGAATCTTTAAAGCAGATCAAGCTTAGGGCAAACCGGATGGGGGATTTCTCCCATACCCTTTTTCTTCTGTGCGAGACGAATCTGGATATGATACGCAACGTAATCGAGCAGCAGACGCCGGACATGGTGGTGATCGATTCGATTCAGACTATGTATAACGAAGAGGTGGGGTCAGCGCCAGGAAGCGTGTCGCAGGTCAGAGAGTCTACGAATATCTTGATGCAGCTGGCTAAAGGACTAGGCATATCCATCTTTATCGTAGGACATGTAACTAAAGAGGGCACGGTTGCGGGCCCCAGGGTATTGGAACATATGGTGGATACAGTGCTCTACTTTGAGGGAGACCGGCATGCGTCCTACCGTATTCTCAGGGCGGTTAAGAACCGCTTTGGCTCGACCAATGAAATAGGAGTCTTTGAAATGCAGAAAAGAGGCCTCGTGGAAGTAGAGAACCCTTCGGAATTCATGCTGAGTGGCAGGCCGGAACATGCATCCGGCTCCGTAGTGGCATGTGCAATGGAAGGAACACGTCCGATGCTGATGGAGATTCAGGCATTGGTTTGCAAAAGCAGCTTCGGCATGCCCAGAAGGACGGCGGCAGGCTTAGACTATAACCGCGTCAACCTGCTGATGGCAGTATTGGAAAAAAGGGCAGGATTGCCGCTGTCCAGTTATGATGCCTACGTAAATATTGCCGGTGGCATCCGGATGAATGAGCCGGCAGCGGATCTGGGAATTGTGATGGCTATAGCGTCCAGTTATAAGAATAAGCCGGTGTCAGAAGATGCTATTGTTTTTGGAGAAGTAGGACTGAGCGGGGAAGTAAGGGCTGTTACCATGCCGGAGCAGAGGGTCGCGGAGGCTAAGAAACTAGGATTTAAGACCTGTATTCTCCCGGAAGTATCGGTGAAAGGGCTTGGGCAGGTTGAAGGAATCGAGGTTATAGGAGTCAGATCTGTAAACCAGGCGATGAATCTGTTATAAAAGGAGTAGGCTTGCTGTTTCGACAAATTTCTTACAAAATCAAGATATGGATGGAATAAATTGTGTAAATTGTATAAATAAAATAAAAAATAAAAATAATATTGACAACTTAAGGAAGCATATGATATTCTATCAGAGTTGTCGCAGGGACATAAACAAGAAGGCTAGATCAGCGAGCGGCAATTATTAAAAAGATTAAAATAGTTGTTGACAAGATTCGACAAATATGATAATCTAATATGGCTGTCGATTGAGCCACATTACAGTGACAAGATGACAGCGAAAAATAAAATAAAAAAGTTGTTGACAAACGACAAAACATATGATAATCTAATATGGCTGTCGAAACACGACAACAACCTACAGAACCTTGATAATTGAACAATAGACAACAACCCTGAAAATTTCTTAAAAGAGAGAATTTCAGAACAGAACGGGACATCGAAAAGATGTCCGACCTTAAAACAGTAATAACGGGAAGGAATTAGCCAAGAGTTGGTTCTGACCGCGATCACAACTTTTAACGAGAGTTTGATCCTGGCTCAGGATGAACGCTGGCGGCGTGCCTAACACATGCAAGTCGAACGAAGCGCCTGGCCCCGACTTCTTCGGAACGAGGAGCCTTGCGACTGAGTGGCGGACGGGTGAGTAACGCGTGGGCAACCTGCCTTGCACTGGGGGATAACAGCCAGAAATGGCTGCTAATACCGCATAAGACCGAAGCGCCGCATGGCGCGGCGGCCAAAGCCCCGGCGGTGCAAGATGGGCCCGCGTCTGATTAGGTAGTTGGCGGGGTAACGGCCCACCAAGCCGACGATCAGTAGCCGACCTGAGAGGGTGACCGGCCACAT carries:
- the ald gene encoding alanine dehydrogenase, translating into MKVGCVKEIKNNEFRVGMTPDNVKSYSNAGHEVYIEKGAGLGSGFTDEEYVEAGAKMIDTAKEVWDTVEMMIKVKEPLPEEYPLFHEGLILYTYLHLAADKPQTDALLNGKVKGVAYETLIERNGSIPLLAPMSQIAGRLSIQEGAKYLEKTYGGEGVLLAGVPGTPKANIVILGGGSVGTNACKIAVGMGANVTIMDINLQRLAYLDDIFGARIQTLVSNDANIERAVKEADLVIGCVLIPGKAAPKIFKKKYLKEMKPGAVFVDVAVDQGGCGETTKVTYHDDPIFIEEGVVHYCVGNMPGAVPRTSTIALTNATLSYGLQIAGKGLEQACKDNDVLYSAINTYDGKLTCKNVADSFDCYEYADVKGLF
- the radA gene encoding DNA repair protein RadA is translated as MAKAKKSVFFCQNCGHEESKWLGQCPACKEWNTFVEEKVTSVKAGTVRDKKEAQIVALSSVETDEDERMMTEMAELDRVLGGGIVPGSLVLVGGDPGIGKSTLLLQVCQRLAAMNKKILYISGEESLKQIKLRANRMGDFSHTLFLLCETNLDMIRNVIEQQTPDMVVIDSIQTMYNEEVGSAPGSVSQVRESTNILMQLAKGLGISIFIVGHVTKEGTVAGPRVLEHMVDTVLYFEGDRHASYRILRAVKNRFGSTNEIGVFEMQKRGLVEVENPSEFMLSGRPEHASGSVVACAMEGTRPMLMEIQALVCKSSFGMPRRTAAGLDYNRVNLLMAVLEKRAGLPLSSYDAYVNIAGGIRMNEPAADLGIVMAIASSYKNKPVSEDAIVFGEVGLSGEVRAVTMPEQRVAEAKKLGFKTCILPEVSVKGLGQVEGIEVIGVRSVNQAMNLL
- a CDS encoding ATP-dependent Clp protease ATP-binding subunit yields the protein MNYTEQANDVLRIAKNIAKELDHPYVGTEHLLLGLRKVYTGIAGQVLAISGVDEEKILKVVDELVSPVGSVALAHNPEISPRLAYILEESKAEALRFQSNQIGTEHMLLSLLHETDCVATRILLTLNISLQKLYQDILSVLGVDPKEYQEELLQESGKKKEGVAQQYGTDLTAQAKEGKLDPVIGREEEIGRLMQVLSRRTKNNPCLVGEPGVGKTAVIEGLAAKIASGIVPEGMKDKRILTMDLAGMIAGSKYRGEFEERMKKLIHEVKAAGNIILFLDEVHTIIGAGGAEGAIDASNILKPSLARGEIQLIGATTIVEYRKYIEKDAALERRFQPITVEEPTQEHCLNILKGLRARYEAHHHVQIEEEALEAAVKLSSRYINDRFLPDKAIDVLDEACSKVSLRGFRVPDGIFALEESVTELSKEIEEEICQGNMTEASLLRKERDEAAKKLEQIKKRFHKRNEDRTVAVTEEDIAGVVSQWTKIPVQKLAESESARLNKLEQTLHKRVVGQEEAVSAVAKAIKRGRVGLKDPKRPIGSFLFLGPTGVGKTELSKALAEALFGNEDAMIRVDMSEYMEKHSVAKMIGSPPGYVGHDDGGQLSEQVRRHPYSVILFDEIEKAHPDVFNILLQVLDDGHITDSQGRKVDFRNTVIIMTSNAGAQAIIDPKKLGFNAKEDAAGDYKRMKSNVMNEIKLIFRPEFLNRIDEILVFHPLDKEQMRKIVSMMCRELARRAKDQLGIKLDIRDSVKSHIVETGTDKKYGARPLRRAVQNQLEDKLAEALLSGEITRDSEVAVGMSKKEIKFIPRTTN
- a CDS encoding GntR family transcriptional regulator translates to MLIEIDFNSDEALYVQLQNQIIMGIAMDIIREGDALPSVRQMADTVGINMHTVNKAYTILKQEGFIQLDRRKGAVIAIDVDKARALLEMKEQLRILLAKGSCKDISREEVHALVDEIFDEYRKGKTQ